Within Colias croceus chromosome 27, ilColCroc2.1, the genomic segment ctaagaccaacagaagcggagcaaaGCGGTTGAAActgcggggcgcagctagtaaaatatacgCATACATTGTAGCTGttgaatgattatttattgttgttgtATCACAAACCACAATGCtatagttttaataacaactacTTGATTCAAATCATTAATAGGTACAATGACTGTTATAggatgtataatttataatatctatattttaatattataaagctgaagtttgtttgttttagcGCGCATATCTCTCTGACATCACGCACTCGCAAACTAATGGTAATATTCAGGAAGCTTCGCGACATCGCTgatatagatatttaaaaaaaagtatattttgccATTGGTCAATCGATTCTAAGTTATTGTATCCAAGTATGGGGCGGAGCGGCAAAAACGCACATGCTCAAGATTGAAAGAGCGCAACGAGCAGTTCTCAAAGTAATAATGGCTAAGCCAATGCTCTACCCTACCTTAACAGTTAACACTTTACAATGATTGTAACCTCCTCTCTGTCAGGAAACTTTATATGTTGGGCTGTGTTCTAGGCACTCATAACCTGCCAGGCTCGAGATACAAATCATACTGAAAAAAGACGTAATGATAGAATCTTTAACTTACCTCTTGTTCATACTGTGTCAGCTAAGCGTTGTCCCGCCTATATGGGTCCTTTGCTctataataaagtaaataaaatattaaatatccgCAACAtgacatattttaaactaaaaaataaaaccacaagCATGTTACTTACCTTATCATACGTAGAAACCGAAGAATTGCTAAAATTATGAACTAATAAtgtgtaataatgtaaattgtgtaataatataatgtaatgtgtaataatttaatgtgtaaaaatgtaatttgtattaatttaaatttcttaaaaatcaAATGTATTAGGTATGTGAAACTTATCtattactatattatgcaCGCAACCTCGTACACACTCTTACacttacacacacacaaacacactcACACTCAAATACACACACTCACCCACACACACTCACCCACACACACtcacccacacacacacacacaaactcGCTTTTACTCACGTTATAATGTCACTGTGTCTTATGGAGTGGAAAGCGTCGATCGCCTATAGCACAGGTCTAGTACCTAGTTTAGGCGATTGTCGTGTCTCATTTATGTAAACTTCTTATAATGTGggtctaaataaatattttttcattttttcatttttttcattttttcatctcaggaactactggtccgatttgaaaaattatttcggtgttagatagaccatttatggaggaaggctatacgctatatatcatcacgctaagaccaacagaagcggagcaatgcggttgaaaccgcggggcgcagctagtaaaatatacgCATACATTGTAGCTGttgaatgattatttattgttgttgtATCACAAACCACAATGCtatagttttaataacaactacTTGATTCAAATCATTAATAGGTACAATAACTGTAATAGGATGTATTTATAATCAGTACatacaaagtcgctttctctgcccctatatacataaatatttaaaactacgcaacggattctGATGCGgcttttttattagatagagtggttctccaggaaggttttagtacctaatttattaggttttaaagCGCGTTTCGGACGAAGCCATGCGGAAAGctagaaatatataaaatactgtgtatttattacttgttttaattatgagttttttttctatttccaGAAATAACACAACGAATGTCGTCAACCAATGTTGTGATTAGAATATGGTGTCATATATTATCGCCCCCATGTAAAGATGACGAAGAAAAATGCGAACAAATACAAGATACAGTCATCCAAACATGGGGGGTATATTTCAGTGGTCTTCGATATATTGGGGCcaatttagctttaaatttCAACTCTGATTGCTTCAAAAGCAACACGCTCGTATTCCAAATGCATGGGGGCTATTTCTGTTCCTACAAAAGTCTCAAATTAGATATAATACCGCCAGAAAATGAGATCGAACACGGTTCTTTGTCGTCAGATTCATCTGGTCATACTAACGTATCTAAAACCTTCGAAAACAAACTCGTACAGAGtcagaaattaattaaagattCTCGGTCATTATCGCCTGGAAAGTATTCAAAGAAATTAGATAAGGAATACTCCAAAAGTCATAGTCCAATTGATAAAGGCTTCAAACAGAACTTTCCGACGTTACGAGCGTCTTCAAGTTTGAACATAGCAGCCACTCAACATAGAAGGGATGATAGTAATGAACGAAAGAAGCCAGAGACCAATCATATATACGAGCATTCACCGGACAATTTAGATGTTAAAGAATTTAGGACCAGTGAACTTAACTGTGATATAAATGCATCTCAAGAGGAGTTATCTAGTAAGATTGATTTGAGCGAAACAGCGGAGAGTTATGATTTAAGGAACGAAACGGATGGTGTGCCCAAATATCGATATCTCGCCTTGAATTTCCTGAAATCGGAAATAAGGCCGAGCTACACGGCGACAAAACTGCAGAACTTACACTTGTTACAATACGCTATAAAGAAACGTCAAGAAGCTGTCCAAGAGATTAAAGAAAGAATATACCAGAAGTCCGCCCTTTCGGACACAATTACGCAACCGGAGTTCGAAGAGAAACTAAAAGCTAGGAGCAAATCTCAGAGGAACCTATTTTCTTGCCTCGATGAAGAAGCATTGCAGAAGTCTTCGTCGCAGACTGATTTAAGTGTCAAAAATGGTAGGATAAAGGAAGAAAGGTCGCCCGTTTCAAATGGGCCGAGATTGACTTTGAAATTAAACGATTTGTTATCGTACAAGGTGAgatttttgctttttttggtgactatattaattatggtATATCCAGCCcaaaatttatcattattaGTAAGAATTTTTGCTATCAATTGATTCTTAAAATTCTGACATTCGATTTTTTATCATTCATTTGTATTACGCCATATTAAACTGACTAACACAGTATGCCTAAAACGTGCTAAAAGTATTCCATCAAGAACTTTTAAACAAGTAGTAAacaggtaaaaaaaaaacatttatttatgatagTTAAGtcaaaaaaaactattttcagTCAAAGCCATCTCCCTACCAAAGGTCGGAGCACGTAAGGTTAACAAAACAGTTAGAAATACTACATTTCAAGCGACTCATACTATCAGATGAGAGAGACAGCAAATTGGCCAACATAAGAAGACTGAAAGAGATACACGCTAAGTTGTTTGAAGAGAATCAAGATGTAGGTGAGTTAACCAATGgtaaatgcaaaaatatttataaagggGGTTTTGGTATTTGATGTTATGTGATGTCTccaaatctatattataaatatatgagTTATAATATTCATAGTACTAGGATATTAGGAAGGTATAGGATACTAGGAAGTAGAAGGTTATTTTGGtgagaaaacataaacaagtggtttataatatttctactTTACTCAATCTATTAGGGTAGACTATCATATCCTTGTTAACAAATGCTTATAGATGAgtaattgaagtgaaacttctttatcggggttggaaaaacatttagtgtaacattttttcgttacgtgtgacatttttccgttacgcgccatcttttcttatccctaccacgcgtgattcgacgtatttctgtaaagttgcatatagtaaattattttttgaaaaataagtttcacttacgtgtgtacagtgtacactagtacacgcacacattttttttattggaattcttgataatttaaatctataatttAGAATTAATTTGCTCTGGCGGCATCACGGGTGGCCGCATTGGTCAGGCGTCCGTCCAGCGTGGCGGACggatgcgggttcgaatcccgccacgtgaacgaattttttctatcctttaaaaaatttagatttaaatatttattcataaaaaatgttgaaCCAAACGTTttgtatagtatttttttttacaaagtaTAGTAATTTTTTGTCTAATTTATAACAGccattcaaattcaaattatatttatatgcaagaatatagttacaaattacttttattgttCATCAATGAATTACTATTTTACCATTTTCaagataattttatcattCCCAGGTTCAGAACTAATGACGAACTATCACACGCTGTCCCGACGAACGGAAGCGTTGAGAGAAATGCGCGAATCGTGTGCAGCATTACGAGAACTGGCTGCAAGATCGCACGCAACGCTGTGCAACTGTCGCAGCGATTTGTTGCTACACTTGCagaagatattttatatacagcAGGTAATAATATAGTCCAGTTGAAGGAAATTGCTATAAAATAGATTCAATAATATACAGGTGTAGATCGCACGCAACTAGGGCATGCAGAACCGAGTCCGGTTCCAAGTTTCTGAAAACCAGTTCCAAATCGAGCTCAGAACCGGGTAGAACCGGGTTACCCGgttcttttataatacctgagaaaaaaatacaaaataaaacaaaagtaacTGTAAAAGTACCTGATGGGCCTTTTATTTTACGCGGCTTgtgtcttattttattaaattaaaaaaggaaaaaaatttaaatacttctCTTGATTTATCAGTCTTATAAAAGTACCTTGTTATCACTTATCATAATATCACATATAAACCTTATTCATTAACTGCAAACTGTAAAgcaaaaaaccggccaagtgcgagtcggactcgcgctccgagggctccgaacaaacctattttttttaaaatgttatctaATGTAATGTTGTAATGCTGTTATAAGACGTTacttttaccaaatttcaaggcTCTGTGTTCATgggaagtaccctgtaggttttgagttCCATGTGTCgtaatttgcgaaaattttcaacatttacggctgtatcttttgatgcGTTGGCTTGTGAGTTTGACTTTTTCACAGCATCAAGGGACCATAGACTTGAGTattcgatataaatttcagcttgataacaaaaacaaaaacatgacTGGATCATTATGTGAAACAGTAAAATCAACAGCTTTTCAAATTCACgacaaatctaataaaaatgtctGACGTTGCCAGAtagaataaatttgttaaaataatgcagcaaatctttatattttaatattttggtcGGAACCGGGAGAACCGGGTTTCATATTATTCAGACCCGGTTctcaaaatcatcaaaaaacCCGGGTTTACTCGGGTTTTTCGAAACCGGGTAAACCCGGGTGCATGCCCtacccgtcactttacctcccgtcacttaaACTTCCagcactttacctcccgtcactttaacttgcGTCACTTTACGTCCCGTCACTTTTGTCATTCcttattttaaactacatttaaagTTTCCCTTTAGTATCTATAAGTATCTATTCCGtaaatcgaaataattttgaccAACTTTCACTTTAACTTTAACTCCCGCcactttaactcgcgtcactttaacttgcgtcactttaactcccgtcactttaactacCGACACTTTACTTCTcgtcactttaacttccgCCACTTTAGCTTCtatcactttacctcccgccacattaactcccgtcactttaccttcCGTCACTTTTGTCAttcgttatttttaactacattTAAAGTTTCCCTTTAGTATCTATTCCataaatcgaaataattttgaccAACTTTCACTTTAACTTTAACTCCCGCCACTTTAACTCCCGTTACTTTAGCTCCCGTTACTTTACCTCCCGTAACTTTAACTTCCGCCACTTTAacttccgtcactttaactcccgtcactttaccttcCGTCACTTAAACTCCCGTCACTGTAACTTCCGCCACTTTACCTGAcgtcactttaacttccgtcactttacctcccgtcactttagctCCCATCACTTTAACTTTAACTCCCGCCACTTTAACTCCCGTTACTTAACTTCCGCCACTTTAACTCCCGTTACTTAACTTCCGCCAATtaacctcccgtcactttacctcccgttactttacctcccgtcactttagctCCCGttactttacctcccgtcactttacctcccgtcactttagctCCCGttactttacctcccgtcactttgaCTTCCGCCACTTTAGCTCCCGttactttacctcccgtcactttgaCTTCCGCCACTTTGACTTCCGCCACTTTACCTCTCGTCACTTAAACTTCCGTCACTGACTTCCGCCACTTTGACTTCCgccactttacctcccgtcacttaaACTCACGTCACTTTAccttccgtcactttacctcctgTCACTataactcgcgtcactttaactcgcgtcactaacttccgtcactttagctcccgccactttaactcccgtcactttagctcccgccactttaactcccgtcattttaactcccgtcactttaactcccgtcactttagctcccgccactttaactcccgtcactttacctcccgtcactttaactcgcgtcactttaacttccgtcacttttactcccgtcactttaactcgcgtcactttaacttccgTCACTTTAGCTCCCGCCACTTTAACTCTCATCACTTTtactcccgtcactttaactcccgtcaTTTTACCTCCCgccactttacctcccgtcactttaactcgcgtcactttaacttccgtcactttaactcgcgtcactttaactcccgtcactttagctCCCGTCATTTCACTTTACCTCCCAtcactttaactcccgtcactttaactcacgtcactttacctcccgtcactttaactcgcgtcacATTACCTCCCATCACTTTAACTCGCGTAACTTTAacttccgtcactttaactcgcgtcactttaactcccgtcactttagtTCCCGCcactttaactcccgtcactttaattCTCATCACTTTtactcccgtcactttaactcgcgtcactttaacttccgtcactttacctcccgtcactttaactcgcgtcacATTACCTCCCATCACTTTAACTCGCGTAACTTTAacttccgtcactttaactcgcgtcactttaactcccgtcactttagtTCCCGCcactttaactcccgtcactttaacttgcgtcactttaacttccgtcactttacctcccgccactttaactcccgtcattttaactcccgtcactttaactcgcgtcactttaacttccgtcactttacctcccgtcactttaactcgcgtTACATTACCTCCCATCACTTTAACTCGCGTAactttaactcccgtcactttaactcacgtcactttacctcccgtcactttaactcgcgtcacATTACCTCCCATCACTTTAACTCGCGTAACTTTAacttccgtcactttaactcgcgtcactttaactcccgtcactttagtTCCCGCcactttaactcccgtcactttaactctcATCACTTTtactcccgtcactttaactcccgtcaTTTTAACtaccgtcactttacctcccgtcactttaacttgcgtcactttaacttccgtcactttacctcccgccactttaactcccgtcactttaactcgcgtcactttaacttccgtcactttaactcgcgtcactttaactcccgtcactttagctcccgccactttaactcccgtcattttaactcccgtcactttacctcccatcactttaactcccgtcactttaactcacgtcactttacctcccgtcactttaactcgcgtcacATTACCTCCCATCACTTTAACTCACGTCACTTTAccttccgtcactttacctcccgtcactttaactcgcgtcactATAACTCCCGGCACTTTAAATCGCGTCACTTTTGTCattcgttattttaaactacattCAAAATTTCccttttttatctataagtaTCTATTTATTCCCTAAATCGAAATCATTTTGACTTTAACTTTAACACGCTGTAAAGcataaaaccggccaagtgcgagtcggactcgcgctccgagggctccgaacaaaccaattttttttataatgttgtcTAATGTAATGTTGTAAATTTGTAATGCctttatctgtgttataagacgttacttttaccaaatttcaaggcTCTGTCTTCATGAGAAGTACCTTGTAGGTTTTGAGTTCCATGTAAATGTCgaaatttgtgaaaattttcagtatttacggctgtatcttttgatgcGTTGGCTTGTGAGTTTGACTTTTTCACAGCatcaagggaccgtagacttgagtattcgatataaatttcagcttgataACAAAAACATGACTGGGTCATTATGTGAAACAGTAAAATCAACAGCTTTTCAATTTCACaacaaatctaataaaaatatttctgtagcctaatttttatcattttcgaagccaaatttttttttctttggtAATACAACTAACTAGGAAACCTATAGCATCTAAGGTTAGACAACCAATCAGAGCCACGCTTGAGGCGTGGCACGAAAATTCGCGATGCACGTGAGTCTGACGTTGCCAGAtagaataaatttgttaaaataatgcagcaaaataaaaaaaatattttaatattttggttGGAACCGGGAGAACCGGGCTTCATATTATTCAGACCCGGTTCTCAAGATCATcaaaaaacatcaaaaaacCCCGGTTTACCCGGGTTTTTCGAAACCGGGTAAACCCGGGTGCATGCCCTGCACGCTACGTTGTGCAACTGTCGCAGCGACTTGTTGCTACActttcagaaaatattttatatacagcAGGTAATATAGTCGAATtggatgaaaatataaaaaaaaagttgtagAAAATATCGTATTATGCGTAGTTAGTAGTAGTACTTGAAGTAGTTGCGCGATCGCACGCAACGTTGTGTAACTGTCGCAGCGACTAGTCGCTTTGCATTTTTTCTTACAAGTTCtagtacatatttttcttcaaaattatttaccaacgtatattatttatgtattaactagatttccgcccgcggcttcgcccgcgcagtcaaagaaaaacccgttcccgtgggatttccgggattgagtcattttcccgggataaaaagtagcctatgtcctttctcgggtatcaaaatatctccataccaaatttcatgaaaattggttcagtagtttaggcgtgattgagtaacagacagacattcagagttactttcgcatttaaatattagtatggattatattatattctaaccAGCTCAACAGTTTTTGCttctaagagctagcgcgcaagagcaacttttgtctccgcgactattttgtctctcccatcaattctatgggctagtaagaaagcgcacgcacgtagcgacgcaaatccccatagagttgatgggagagacaaaatagttgcggagacaaaagttgctcttgtgcGCTAGCTGTAAGACCAATAAACTTGCAGAAGATTTCATATCCAGTCAAGTAGTATCTTATAGTTTTCCGGGTTATAATCTATTTGCATATTAAATTACACTCATttcagttcagtagttttacacctcacaattttttttttacagaaagATGCAACAACCTGGACAATCTGCGACATACCACTCCCCATATGCGGTGACGACACGCGATCATCGAACCCGGTACCCGACAGTGTGGCCGCTGGGTTTGTAGCACAGGCCACTGTGCTATCGGCAGCTGTGCTCAACCAACCTCTGCGGTATAGAATCACGTTATTGGGATCTGCGAGCAAAATACTGGATGTTACCCCGGATTTGCCGGATCCTAAGTGAGTATATTAGATGAATTGAGCAatatttgcaaataaaaaaaaaagtgtgtcactcggggagtggggcggttgcgctattgcatgctatgccttcaagccacacctccgccccaaggagtggggagcgtgaggttttttcgttacggaatttttcgattcggtccccgcgctcaaggcccgcgatagaagctatgcaatagcttaaaaaaaaacttttatgcTCGCGAACCCGCGTTTTCCACGGAGCCGGGCTGGCCACCTGCGATCCCgccagagcaatcgaatttctTCTGCTCTTGCGATTCTATGAGATTCTATTCTAAGTCAAAAAAGCACgagttcgaatcccgcct encodes:
- the LOC123703789 gene encoding uncharacterized protein LOC123703789 isoform X2, with product MFGRPRCREWTPLTTQQLRLRSLIQIVGYNIRPPEWCTYQCSYYLTLHHTTMSAPFYTSERISSPHPKWKEIDSEITQRMSSTNVVIRIWCHILSPPCKDDEEKCEQIQDTVIQTWGVYFSGLRYIGANLALNFNSDCFKSNTLVFQMHGGYFCSYKSLKLDIIPPENEIEHGSLSSDSSGHTNVSKTFENKLVQSQKLIKDSRSLSPGKYSKKLDKEYSKSHSPIDKGFKQNFPTLRASSSLNIAATQHRRDDSNERKKPETNHIYEHSPDNLDVKEFRTSELNCDINASQEELSSKIDLSETAESYDLRNETDGVPKYRYLALNFLKSEIRPSYTATKLQNLHLLQYAIKKRQEAVQEIKERIYQKSALSDTITQPEFEEKLKARSKSQRNLFSCLDEEALQKSSSQTDLSVKNGRIKEERSPVSNGPRLTLKLNDLLSYKSKPSPYQRSEHVRLTKQLEILHFKRLILSDERDSKLANIRRLKEIHAKLFEENQDVGSELMTNYHTLSRRTEALREMRESCAALRELAARSHATLCNCRSDLLLHLQKIFYIQQKDATTWTICDIPLPICGDDTRSSNPVPDSVAAGFVAQATVLSAAVLNQPLRYRITLLGSASKILDVTPDLPDPNIPLFARGGDVTLFRYAMFLLNKCIAQLLWGRGLAVHDMRPTLSNLQRLLITPCNLSDTSKLFGSRGWSGECARTQSLRSLVACERRCGRQFNRFKDCVDGQSAHRMLNEKRHKHSRSVGSYHDDRELHLNTSTTSIMGSESNIYNMKLAESTNFKNHSDSEISKMQEEKVIFTLGDDEKLLKISSNNADEMDVKQICTEINNFCTIKDGQYKNIESFDVVKHMNTDTKRESVCVECESVCVKCEGVCVKCEGVCVKCDSDAPCASDVRDVIVIPSAEAILDSDVK
- the LOC123703789 gene encoding uncharacterized protein LOC123703789 isoform X1, translated to MFGRPRCREWTPLTTQQLRLRSLIQIVGYNIRPPEWCTYQCSYYLTLHHTTMSAPFYTSERISSPHPKWKEIDSEITQRMSSTNVVIRIWCHILSPPCKDDEEKCEQIQDTVIQTWGVYFSGLRYIGANLALNFNSDCFKSNTLVFQMHGGYFCSYKSLKLDIIPPENEIEHGSLSSDSSGHTNVSKTFENKLVQSQKLIKDSRSLSPGKYSKKLDKEYSKSHSPIDKGFKQNFPTLRASSSLNIAATQHRRDDSNERKKPETNHIYEHSPDNLDVKEFRTSELNCDINASQEELSSKIDLSETAESYDLRNETDGVPKYRYLALNFLKSEIRPSYTATKLQNLHLLQYAIKKRQEAVQEIKERIYQKSALSDTITQPEFEEKLKARSKSQRNLFSCLDEEALQKSSSQTDLSVKNGRIKEERSPVSNGPRLTLKLNDLLSYKSKPSPYQRSEHVRLTKQLEILHFKRLILSDERDSKLANIRRLKEIHAKLFEENQDVGELTNGSELMTNYHTLSRRTEALREMRESCAALRELAARSHATLCNCRSDLLLHLQKIFYIQQKDATTWTICDIPLPICGDDTRSSNPVPDSVAAGFVAQATVLSAAVLNQPLRYRITLLGSASKILDVTPDLPDPNIPLFARGGDVTLFRYAMFLLNKCIAQLLWGRGLAVHDMRPTLSNLQRLLITPCNLSDTSKLFGSRGWSGECARTQSLRSLVACERRCGRQFNRFKDCVDGQSAHRMLNEKRHKHSRSVGSYHDDRELHLNTSTTSIMGSESNIYNMKLAESTNFKNHSDSEISKMQEEKVIFTLGDDEKLLKISSNNADEMDVKQICTEINNFCTIKDGQYKNIESFDVVKHMNTDTKRESVCVECESVCVKCEGVCVKCEGVCVKCDSDAPCASDVRDVIVIPSAEAILDSDVK